The Clostridium botulinum BKT015925 genome includes the window GTAAGTACAACTGATCCAGACAGTGGATATATGGTTAGGGACGGAAAACCAAAAGGTTTTTTTTATTTAGATCATAGAACTGTTGACGGAAAATATAATATTATAACTGATGTTCATGTAACTCCAGGTAATATTAATGATGTAGATCCTTATGTTAAAAGAATAGAGACGCAAATAAAAAAGTTTAATTTTAATACAAAGTATTTAGTAGCTGATGCTGGTTATTCTACAAATCCTATTTGTAAGCAAGTTTCAGAAAAAAATTATCAAGGTGTTTTTGGTTTCCGTTTAGGACCTCATGTTAAAGAAAAGTATACTAAATATAGATTTCAATATATTAAAGAATTAGATGGATATGTATGTATGAATAACTTCTTTTTAAAATACAAAACCACTACAAGAAGCGGATATAAAGAATATGTTAGTAATGCGGATGAATGTGCTTCATGCAAATATAAAAATAATTGCTTAACATCTGATAAATCAATTAACAGAACTATACGTCGTCATGTTTGGGAAGATTATAAGAATCAAATTTTTGCATTTACTAAAACTGAAAAAGGTAAAAGTATTTATAAAAAACGTAAAGAAAAAATTGAGCGTAGCTTTGCTGATTCAAAAGAATTACATGGGCTGCGCTATTGTCGCATGCGAGGAATTAAAAATGTTTCCGAGCAATGCTTACTTACAGCAGCAGTTCAGAATATGAAAAAGATAGCCATGGTGCTATCGCACTATTTTTCGTATGATTTAATTGAAATTTATACCAAATCATTACACAAAACTAGCAACTTTTTAAATGCTATCGCATAAAAGATATTTGACGAAAGTAAAAGCCGCCAATTACATGGAGGCTTTTTGAACAATCTGACATTCTAATGAAAATTAGAATGTTTTTTTATTTGTAAATATATAAAATTATAAAAATAAAAATGTAAATATTTATTACACAATAATAAATATTTATAATAAAGATTTGCATTTGATTGTTATTAGAAATGATATAATTGAATTTGTAGGATTTATAATCTTAGAATACTACCTCTATCTATTAATTTACCTTCATTTAAAAAAATAGGTTCAACTTTATGCTTTTTTAAAAAATCAAGCACTTCTGTGCCATAGGCATAATATTTTAAATCCCCATAAAATGCAAGAACATCTTTTTCTATTAGTCCACATGTTCCTCCTATAAAACCATAATTTAATCCCGGAAGAAGTATATCTCCAGGAGGAAGTAATAATATATCTATATTTTCGTTTTGCAAAGATTTAGCTATATTTTTATCACTGGTTATTATAGCATTATCATTTACTATAGCTGTAGAACATTTTGAATATCCTTGTTTTGTGTTAATTAATTTTTTGTTTAACATTTTAATCTCAGATAAAAGATTTTTATCGGTATAATTTAAATAGTGTATAAAGTATTTAGAAAAATTAACAGCATTTAAAACTATATCTTGAGGATATTTATTTGAAAGAGAAGATTCTGATATTATTACGTTAATATCTAGTTTTTTAAGATCTTCAATAAATTTAGGGGGAATATCTTTATGGACAATAATATTTTTTTCATCAATTATGTGAATTTGTATATCAGGATGTCCACATATAGCATAATATAATTTATTAGAAGAAGGACAAGCTAATAAATCATATCCTAGTTTTAATAAAGAGTTCTCTTCTTTTTTAGATATTCTATAATCTACAATTAATTTTTTCATATTCATCACCAAAATTAATATAGCATTTTTAAAATAAATAAGTCTACAAAATATAAAATTTTATTTGTATTGAATAGCCTTTTATTTTAAACACATACTAATTCCAGGAAGGAGTGTATTGTGTGTTATTATTGACAATAATATGTGACGATAAAGAGGATATAGTTGATGGGCTAAACGAAATGAAAAGATACTTTGAAGAGAAAAATTTCATGCTTGGAATTTCAGAAAGTATGAGTTCGGGATTACACTTTATTAAAATATTTTGTAGTGAAATTGAATTGAGTTCTAAACTGAAAAATAAGTTTAGTTTATATATAGCTAATATTATATATAACATTGTGGTAAAAGAATTTTATAGAGAGGAAATGTATTCCTATTTAACAGACTCATATTTTTTCTTAAAATACGAAGAGATGCAAGAGGTTATAAATAGAAGTATAGAGATATTAAGTAATTCAGAAAAAATCACTGATGAAGATACCATTTATTGTATGAATAAAAAAAATGATATAATAGATAAGATAAAAGAATGTATCGATGAAAACGACACTATAAATATAAGAGGATTTATTACTTTTAGAATGAAGGAATTAAGAAAAGATTTTGAGTGTATAGTAAGTAAAGTTGTAGAAAAATATATGGCTAAAAAAGAATATGATGAGTTTATAAAATTATTAAAGTATTTTGTTGATGTTCAAGAAAGTAAAATAAAAGAACTTAACATTATAATACAAGATGATGGAAGTTATTTAATACAAGATGAAAACAAAAAAGATATGATGGAAGATATGTTTAAAGAATTATCAGGTATTAATTCTACTCAAAATGTTGAAGATGATGATTTAATTATAAGTGGTTTAATAACTTACTGTCCAGAAAATATAATAATTTACAATAAGGAAAACTCTAAGAATAAAGAAATGATAAATACTATCGAAGAAGTTTTTAAAGGGAGAGTTAAGTTTTGTGAAGAAAGTAAAAACTGCAACAAAGTAAAAAATACAATAAAAGTATAAATAATAAAATTATTGACAGTTTAAAATATTAATACTATAATTTATAAAAAAAGATATATTAAAGACAGTGATAAGGAAGAGTAAATAAATTACTGTTCTAAGAGAGGAAAATCCATAGGCTGTAAGATTTTCTGTTCAAGTATTATTGAAAACCACCTTTGAGTCGAGTATTGAATTTTAGTAGATATTTTCCGCTACAAGCGTTAAAAGTAATGAGATAACAGTAGAAATATATGTTTTTATACATGTATAATTGGCTATTGTTAATTTGGGTGGAATCGCGATACTACTCGTCCCAGTTTTGGGGCGAGTTTTTTGTTTTTTGATTATAATTAATATACATAGTTTAGCAAGGAGGAATAAATATGATAAAAATAACATTAAAAGATGGAAAAGTATTAGAAATGGAAAAAGGATTAACTGTTTCAGAAATAGCTGCAAGAATAAGTACTTCATTAAGAAAAAAAGCTTTAGGAGCTAAAATAAATGGAGAAAAAGGAGAACTTATGGATATTATAAATGATGACTGTTCTCTAGAAATACTTACTTTTGAAGATCAAGAAGGTAAAGATACTTTAAGACATACAGCATCTCATATACTTGCTCAAGCAGTAAAAAGATTATATCCAGATGTTAAATTAGCCATAGGACCTTCAATAGAAAATGGATTCTATTATGATTTTGATGCAGAATTTTCTTTTACACCAGAAATACTTGAAAAAATAGAAAAAGAAATGAACAAGATAGTTAAAGAAAATTTAGAACTTAAGAAATTTACTCTTCCAAGAGATGAAGCAATTAAATTTATGAAAGAAAGAAATGAAGACTATAAGATAGAACTTATAGAAGATTTACCTGAAGATGCTGTAATTTCTTTTTATGAAGAAGGGGAATTTGTAGACCTTTGTGCAGGTCCTCACGTTCCATCAACAAAAGAAGTTAAAGCTATAAAATTACTTTCAGTAGCTGGAGCTTATTGGAGAGGTAATGAAAATAATAAAATGTTACAAAGAATTTATGGAACAGCATTTACAAAAAAAGCTGATCTTGAACAACACCTTCATATGCTTGAAGAAGCTAAGAAGAGAGATCACAGAAAATTAGGAAAAGAATTAGGATTATTTGATCTTAAAGAAGAAGGTCCAGGATTCCCATTCTTCTATCCAAAGGGAATGATATTAAGAAATACTTTGGAAAATTATTGGAGAGAAATGCATGAAAAAGCAGGATATGGTGAAATAAGAACTCCAATTATACTAAATGAAAAGTTATGGCATCAATCAGGACACTGGGATCATTATAAAGAAAATATGTATTTTACTAAAATAGATGGAGAAGATTATGCAATAAAGCCAATGAACTGTCCGGGATCTATATTAGTTTATAAGAGTGATCTTCATTCTTACAGAGAATTGCCTATAAGACTTGGAGAATTAGGACTTGTTCATAGACATGAATATTCAGGAGCATTACATGGTCTTATGAGAGTTAGAAACTTTACTCAAGATGATGCGCATATATTTATGACAAAAGAACAAATTACTTCTGAAATATTAGGAGTAATCAAAATGATAGATAATTTCTATGGTTTATTTGGATTTGAGTATTTTGTAGAGCTTTCAACTAGACCAGAAGATTCTATGGGAAGTGATGAAGATTGGGAAGATGCAACAAATGGTCTTGTTAAAGCGTTGAATGAAGCGGGGCTTGAATATAAGATAAATGAAGGAGATGGAGCTTTCTATGGTCCTAAGATAGATTTCCATTTAAGAGATTGTCTAGGAAGAACTTGGCAATGTGGAACAATTCAATTAGATTTCCAAATGCCAGAAAGATTTGATTTATCTTATGTAGGAGCAGATGGTGAAAAACACAGACCAGTAATGGCTCATAGAGTTATATTTGGAAGTATTGAAAGATTCATTGGTATTTTAACAGAGCACTATGCAGGAGCTTTCCCAACATGGCTTGCACCAGTACAAGTTAAAATAATGAACATCACAGATAATCAAGTAGAATATTGTAAAGAAATAGAAAAGACATTAAAGGAAAATGGAATAAGAGTTGAACTAGACCTAAGAAATGAAAAGATAGGATATAAAATAAGAGAAGCTCAACTTCAAAAAATTCCTTATATGCTAGTTCTTGGAGATAAAGAAATGAATGAAAATACTATAGCAGTAAGATCAAGAAAACAAGGTGATTTAGGAGCAATGCAACTAGTTGACTTTGTAGCTATGGTAAAAAAAGAAGTACAAGAAAAAACTAATAATTTATAAAAGAAAAGTGTTGACAATATAAAAATCGTATAGTACAATATTATTTGTTAAGAAGAGACTAAGCTGTTTCTCACCTTACAGCATTGCTAGTAAGGTTATACATTCATTTTGAGTTTAAGAATTATTAGTATGAATTGTATAGGACGGCTTAAAGCCGTCCTTTTTAATTTGTATTAGAATTAATATATAGTCTATAATTGATGAATTGTAATATATATAAGTGAATTATAGAAGTTTTAAGTTTTTTCGGAGGTGAAAGAATATTAAAAAAGAAAGCCTTATCAATGAACAGATAAAAGATAAAGAAGTAAGACTTATAAGCGATGATGGAGAACAATTAGGAATTGTAAGTACTAAAGAAGCTCTAAAGATTGCAGAAGAAAAAGAGCTTGATTTAGTAATGATATCAGCAAATGGGAATCCATCAGTTTGCAAGATAATGGACTATGGCAAATACCTGTATGAACAAACTAAAAAGGTAAAAGAAGCCAAAAAGAAACAAAAAATTGTAAGTATAAAAGAAATTAGACTAAGTCCAACAATCGAAGAACATGATATAGAAATAAAAGCTAACAGAACAAAAAAATTCTTACAAGATGAAAACAAAGTTAAAGTTACAGTAAGATTTAGAGGAAGAGAAGCTGACTATTCCTATAAAGGAAAGAAGATATTAGATCTATTTGTATCTAAAATAGGAGATGTTTGTATTATCGAAAAACAAGCAAAACTTGAAGGTAGAAATATGATTATGATATTAGCTCCAAAAAGAGCTTAGATTGAAAGGAGGAAACTAATATGCCTAAAATGAAGACACATAGAGGTGCAGCAAAGAGATTTAAGAAAACTGGAAGTGGAAAACTTAAGAGAGCTAAAGCTTTCAAAAGCCACATATTAACAAAAAAATCATCTAAGACAAAGAGAAATCTTAGAAAAAGTGGACTTGTATCTGAGGCTCAAGAAAAAGTAATGAAGAAATTATTACCATATATATAGTATAGATCGTACAAAAGGAGGTTTGTTTAATGGCAAGAGTAAAAAGAGCGATACATGCTCGTAAAAAACATAAAAAGATATTAAAACTTGCAAAAGGTTACTATGGAAGAAGAAGTAGAACTTTTAGAAATGCTAACGAAACTGTATTAAGAGCAATGAATTTTGCTTATGTAGGAAGAAAGCTAAAGAAGAGAGATTTTAGAAGACTTTGGATAGCTAGAATAAATGCAGCAACAAGAATGAATGGATTATCTTATTCAAGATTCATGAATGGATTAAAACTTGCTGGAATAAATATGAACAGAAAGATGCTTTCAGAAATCGCTATAAATGATGAAAAAGCATTTGCTGATTTAGTAGAAGTAGCTAAAAAGCAATTAAACGCTTAATAAAATGCGGCCTTAGAGCTGCATTTTATTTTATTTTGACAAAAGAATTTTAAGTGGTATAATTTTTAATAAATGTATATAATTAGGGGTGACAAATTTGGAAAAAAGATATAAAAGAAGGTTAACTCCTGTTCAAACATTAGCACTAGGATTTTTTATAGTTATTATGGTTGGAACTATGTTATTGATGTTGCCTATAGCATCAAAGTCAGGGGTTATAACTCCTTTTGTTGATGCACTTTTCACCTCAACTTCAGCAGTTTGCATAACGGGACTTACTACCTTAAATACAGCTGCACATTGGAGCTACTTTGGTACTACAATTATTATTATACTTATACAAGTAGGGGGACTAGGATTTATGTCCTTTGCTACTTTAATAGCTTTACTTTTAGGTAAAAGAATTACGTTAAAGGAAAGACTAGTCATGCAAGAAGCAATGAATTCATTCTCACTTCAGGGACTTGTAAAGCTTGCAAAGTATATACTTATTTTCACATTTTCTGTTGAAGGAATAGGTGCACTTTTCTTATCTACTAAATTTATTCCTATATATGGCTTATTAAAAGGGATATATTTTAGTATATTTCATTCTATTTCTGCTTTTTGTAATGCAGGTTTTGACCTTACAGGAGATAGTCTAGTTCCATATGCTACTAATACAGTGGTGATACTTACAATATCATTATTAATAATTGTAAGTGGATTAGGCTTTGCGGTATGGGCTGAAATATATAATTATAAAGGAGTAGGCAAATTTTCTACACATTCTAAGGTAGCAATTTCTATGACAGCGTTTTTAGTAATAGTTGGATGGGGTTTAATGTATTTATTTGAGATGAAAAATCCACAAACTATTCAACATATGTCGATAAAAGGAAAACTTTTATCTTCTTTATTTGCCTCTGTATCACCTAGAACAGCTGGTTTTTATTCAATATCTTTACCAGATATGACCTTGGCTGGAAAGGTTTTAACGATGATACTTATGTTTATTGGAGGTTGTCCTGGAGGAACAGCAGGCGGAGTTAAAACTACAACTATAGGTATTTTGTTAATGACAGTGATATGTGTAATTAAAAATAGAGAAGATACACAAATTTTTGAAAGAACTATAGGGAAAAATTTAGTA containing:
- the thrS gene encoding threonine--tRNA ligase yields the protein MIKITLKDGKVLEMEKGLTVSEIAARISTSLRKKALGAKINGEKGELMDIINDDCSLEILTFEDQEGKDTLRHTASHILAQAVKRLYPDVKLAIGPSIENGFYYDFDAEFSFTPEILEKIEKEMNKIVKENLELKKFTLPRDEAIKFMKERNEDYKIELIEDLPEDAVISFYEEGEFVDLCAGPHVPSTKEVKAIKLLSVAGAYWRGNENNKMLQRIYGTAFTKKADLEQHLHMLEEAKKRDHRKLGKELGLFDLKEEGPGFPFFYPKGMILRNTLENYWREMHEKAGYGEIRTPIILNEKLWHQSGHWDHYKENMYFTKIDGEDYAIKPMNCPGSILVYKSDLHSYRELPIRLGELGLVHRHEYSGALHGLMRVRNFTQDDAHIFMTKEQITSEILGVIKMIDNFYGLFGFEYFVELSTRPEDSMGSDEDWEDATNGLVKALNEAGLEYKINEGDGAFYGPKIDFHLRDCLGRTWQCGTIQLDFQMPERFDLSYVGADGEKHRPVMAHRVIFGSIERFIGILTEHYAGAFPTWLAPVQVKIMNITDNQVEYCKEIEKTLKENGIRVELDLRNEKIGYKIREAQLQKIPYMLVLGDKEMNENTIAVRSRKQGDLGAMQLVDFVAMVKKEVQEKTNNL
- the ytxC gene encoding putative sporulation protein YtxC encodes the protein MLLLTIICDDKEDIVDGLNEMKRYFEEKNFMLGISESMSSGLHFIKIFCSEIELSSKLKNKFSLYIANIIYNIVVKEFYREEMYSYLTDSYFFLKYEEMQEVINRSIEILSNSEKITDEDTIYCMNKKNDIIDKIKECIDENDTINIRGFITFRMKELRKDFECIVSKVVEKYMAKKEYDEFIKLLKYFVDVQESKIKELNIIIQDDGSYLIQDENKKDMMEDMFKELSGINSTQNVEDDDLIISGLITYCPENIIIYNKENSKNKEMINTIEEVFKGRVKFCEESKNCNKVKNTIKV
- a CDS encoding IS1182-like element ISCbo5 family transposase (programmed frameshift); this encodes MLTNNERKQNQLELVYIENLVPENHILRKIDKFIDFSFIRDLTKDLYCPDNGRPSVDPVVLFKMLFIGYLFGIRSERQLVKEIQVNVAYRWFLGYGLTDKIPSHSTISQNRTKRFNDTNIHQEIFDNIVFQAINRNLVDGKILYTDSTHLKANANKHKLIKKEITKSTKEYFDELEKDINKDRINHNKKPLKKDLKTSETKEIKVSTTDPDSGYMVRDGKPKGFFYLDHRTVDGKYNIITDVHVTPGNINDVDPYVKRIETQIKKFNFNTKYLVADAGYSTNPICKQVSEKNYQGVFGFRLGPHVKEKYTKYRFQYIKELDGYVCMNNFFLKYKTTTRSGYKEYVSNADECASCKYKNNCLTSDKSINRTIRRHVWEDYKNQIFAFTKTEKGKSIYKKRKEKIERSFADSKELHGLRYCRMRGIKNVSEQCLLTAAVQNMKKIAMVLSHYFSYDLIEIYTKSLHKTSNFLMLSHKRYLTKVKAANYMEAF
- the rpmI gene encoding 50S ribosomal protein L35 encodes the protein MPKMKTHRGAAKRFKKTGSGKLKRAKAFKSHILTKKSSKTKRNLRKSGLVSEAQEKVMKKLLPYI
- the infC gene encoding translation initiation factor IF-3, whose protein sequence is MKKESLINEQIKDKEVRLISDDGEQLGIVSTKEALKIAEEKELDLVMISANGNPSVCKIMDYGKYLYEQTKKVKEAKKKQKIVSIKEIRLSPTIEEHDIEIKANRTKKFLQDENKVKVTVRFRGREADYSYKGKKILDLFVSKIGDVCIIEKQAKLEGRNMIMILAPKRA
- a CDS encoding DUF6873 family GME fold protein, which encodes MKKLIVDYRISKKEENSLLKLGYDLLACPSSNKLYYAICGHPDIQIHIIDEKNIIVHKDIPPKFIEDLKKLDINVIISESSLSNKYPQDIVLNAVNFSKYFIHYLNYTDKNLLSEIKMLNKKLINTKQGYSKCSTAIVNDNAIITSDKNIAKSLQNENIDILLLPPGDILLPGLNYGFIGGTCGLIEKDVLAFYGDLKYYAYGTEVLDFLKKHKVEPIFLNEGKLIDRGSILRL
- the rplT gene encoding 50S ribosomal protein L20; protein product: MARVKRAIHARKKHKKILKLAKGYYGRRSRTFRNANETVLRAMNFAYVGRKLKKRDFRRLWIARINAATRMNGLSYSRFMNGLKLAGINMNRKMLSEIAINDEKAFADLVEVAKKQLNA
- a CDS encoding TrkH family potassium uptake protein, producing MTNLEKRYKRRLTPVQTLALGFFIVIMVGTMLLMLPIASKSGVITPFVDALFTSTSAVCITGLTTLNTAAHWSYFGTTIIIILIQVGGLGFMSFATLIALLLGKRITLKERLVMQEAMNSFSLQGLVKLAKYILIFTFSVEGIGALFLSTKFIPIYGLLKGIYFSIFHSISAFCNAGFDLTGDSLVPYATNTVVILTISLLIIVSGLGFAVWAEIYNYKGVGKFSTHSKVAISMTAFLVIVGWGLMYLFEMKNPQTIQHMSIKGKLLSSLFASVSPRTAGFYSISLPDMTLAGKVLTMILMFIGGCPGGTAGGVKTTTIGILLMTVICVIKNREDTQIFERTIGKNLVYKSFVIVTIAMGVVIMDTMILSFTETGASLEYILYEITSALGTVGLTLGLTPHLSIIGKLLICATMYIGRIGPLTLVMALSSKKDKSLIKYPDGKILVG